GTGAAAGGGCGCACCTCCTGTCCCGATCCACCAAATGGTGTCGGGAAGGCCCGCCCCCACATCCCGGTTTCCTGACGGCACCGGCAATAGAATACGCAGGAACCTCCGTCAGTCGACGGCGTAGACCTCAACGATGGCAACCCCGGTCCCGCCATCCTTGCCCCCGACCTTGGCGGTGTAGACGCCCGGCGGCAGTGAGAGCATGAGGACCGCATCCAGCGATCCTTCGGCCAGATCGAAGGCACCGACGGTGGCGGAGACCGACTGGATCTCCGCCGCATTGGCGTTGTCACCCCAGTTATCGTTGATGTAGGCCGCCGTCAACGGGTCGGCGGCCGAGAAAATTTCGAGAGTCGGATCCACAAGGAAACCTTCGCTCACTCCCACCGAGGACAGGCCGGGACCAATGGCGCGAATGAGCACGGTTCCGGTGGTCGCCCCGGGCACGCCGCGAACGACAAAACCGGCGATCAACCGATTCGCGCCGGTCCCGACCTGGCCGCGGGTCGAGATATTGCTGAACTCCGCATCGGACGGCGCCGGCGGCGGCTCGATCACCGGGAAAAGGGTCCGGTGACGGATCATCGCCTCGAGGTAATAGAAATCGCCGAAACTCGTTCCTTCCTCCGGATCGCCCCATCTGCCGCAGCCTTTACGCAGGATCGGCTGGTAGGCCGTGCCCTGGGCCAGATAGTCCGGACCGCCCAGCGAAAGCAGGATATTGCGGGCGGCATCCAGATACTTCTGGCTTCCGGTCATATCGTAGAGTTCAAGAGCCGCCGACGCAACGATGGCCGCCGCACTGGTGTCCCGGGAATTGGACCCGTCGAGGGGTGCATCAAAATCCGAAAAAGGGACGAAGTCGTTCGTCTGGGCCGCCGTCATCGCCATGAATTTGTCAAAGACCTTGTCCGCCCGGTCCAGCATCCGTTCCAGGCCGGTGTAGCGGTAGACCATGGTATAGCCGTAAACGGACCAGGCCTGGCCCCGTGACCAGGTGGATTCGGTCTTCCACCCCTGGGCGGTCCGCTTGTAGTCCACGCTCCCGTCCGCTTTGTATCCTACTACATGATACGTGCTGTAGTCGGGACGGACGAGATCCTCCCAGGTCCGGTCGGCGTGGGAAACCGCGTAGGTCACATAGTCGGGATTGCCACCATTGGTGCCGACAAAGAGCGGGAGCTCCATGTTCATCATCATGTCGACATTGACCTCGAAGACCATGTCGTTGGGATTGGTCGTGTTGGCGGTGATGGACGGGCTGTTGACCGG
This window of the Opitutaceae bacterium genome carries:
- a CDS encoding glycoside hydrolase family 88 protein; the protein is MFPPPSPSTPVPRVRFLLVSLLVVAGFSGAARADIESSIDNGLAFSAVQIEKLAGILRTNNRFPEYSNPAGVWSIKSRSSWCSGFTPGMFWYLYDLTGEDKFLGWAETWTEGVRARSIEADNDTGFQIFCSFGLGYTLTGKTDVDYLEVMKTAANTFATQRYNPTIGCYRAWRNTSSDPVNSPSITANTTNPNDMVFEVNVDMMMNMELPLFVGTNGGNPDYVTYAVSHADRTWEDLVRPDYSTYHVVGYKADGSVDYKRTAQGWKTESTWSRGQAWSVYGYTMVYRYTGLERMLDRADKVFDKFMAMTAAQTNDFVPFSDFDAPLDGSNSRDTSAAAIVASAALELYDMTGSQKYLDAARNILLSLGGPDYLAQGTAYQPILRKGCGRWGDPEEGTSFGDFYYLEAMIRHRTLFPVIEPPPAPSDAEFSNISTRGQVGTGANRLIAGFVVRGVPGATTGTVLIRAIGPGLSSVGVSEGFLVDPTLEIFSAADPLTAAYINDNWGDNANAAEIQSVSATVGAFDLAEGSLDAVLMLSLPPGVYTAKVGGKDGGTGVAIVEVYAVD